One Vespa crabro chromosome 1, iyVesCrab1.2, whole genome shotgun sequence genomic region harbors:
- the LOC124432703 gene encoding odorant receptor 13a-like has protein sequence MMNMEKRDESIKLLDSIVPFENYVKHLITLLKYLRIWRQKNTFSVSKLFVLTITIALSLFANFVLIISELLMVSGNSDIEQLSNTINPLGLHMTGFIKWIYCINKSKEISRLVADLNRCYLLSKKIEIRCDFSKTEMETVYKNSRIWQYIWTTFCVYGIIHWCFNALIQKYYDQVKILNTSDSNVDIDYNSLPYITWQPWSIGTVKGYGYSFIIQLIGALTSTVGAACYDSLHICILMVICGQFRCLYFSLIEIDTIVGVSCIKIRQIYFHRISKDLENFGNLPMFVQCLENIIIICLLSFEMTVIEFKMDSESITKLLSLMEYFSALSVQLYIFCFYSTQIYTLSLQIADAVYACNWEMIIYDKIESTEKDKQLTMKVKHLILFLSLRAQKPIVMTGGPFYVLSLETFKSVNKFNHN, from the exons ATGATGAATATGGAGAAAAGAGACGAATCGATAAAACTCTTGGATTCTATCGTACCATTTGAAAATTACGTCAAAcatttaataacgttactgAAGTATCTTCGAATTTGGCGACAAAAGAATACATTCTCTGTGTCAAAATTATTCGTACTAACCATCACGATTGCGTTATCTCTTTTCGCTAATTTTGTACTTATAATATCTGAACTTTTAATGGTGTCGGGTAACTCCGATATCGAGCAACTTTCAAATACCATCAATCCCTTGGGTCTTCACATGACCGGTTTCATCAAATGGATTTATTGTATAAACAAGAGTAAAGAAATTAGTAGGCTTGTTGCTGATTTAAATCGATGTTACTTGctttcgaagaaaattgaaatta gATGCGATTTTTCTAAAACAGAAATGGAAACTGTATACAAAAATTCAAGAATATGGCAATATATATGGACAACGTTTTGCGTTTACGGGATAATTCATTGGTGTTTCAATGCacttattcaaaaatattacgatcaagtgaaaatattaaatacaagTGATAGTAACGTTGACATTGATTACAATTCATTACCATACATAACGTGGCAACCATGGAGTATCGGAACAGTCAAGGGTTATGgttattcgtttattattcaattgATCGGTGCATTAACCTCGACTGTTGGTGCAGCTTGTTACGATAGCTtgcatatttgtattttaatggTAATTTGTGGACAATTCCGATGTTTATACTTTTCATTGATCGAAATTGATACTATCGTCGGTGtgag CTGTATTAAA ATACGtcagatttattttcatagaatATCGAAGGATCTGGAAAATTTTGGGAATTTACCAATGTTTGTACAatgtttagaaaatataatcatcattTGCCTGTTATCCTTTGAAATGACGGTCATAGAATTTaag ATGGACTCAGAAtcaataacgaaattattgaGTTTAATGGAATACTTTTCGGCATTGTCAGtgcaattatatattttttgtttttactctACCCAAATTTACACATTG AGTTTACAAATCGCCGATGCCGTCTATGCATGCAACTGGGAAATgataatatacgataaaatagaaagcaCAGAAAAAGATAAGCAATTAACAATGAAAGTTAaacatttgatattatttttatcattgcgTGCTCAAAAGCCAATCGTAATGACTGGCGGTCCATTTTACGTATTATCCTTGGAAACTTTTAAATcagtaaataaattcaatcataattaa